A window of Eubacteriaceae bacterium ES3 contains these coding sequences:
- a CDS encoding DUF4355 domain-containing protein → MAKELDNAIKQTLTGNDPGAIETNEGKTFSQEQVNEIIKERLGKEKEKTQRQYEAMEQEFKQKELNLKAKEILSEKGLSHDLLSVIKFEDEKGLTDALAVIEKASGHINPPMFTMSTAGSHDGEFSGVPDKVREAMGLK, encoded by the coding sequence ATGGCAAAAGAATTAGATAATGCAATTAAACAGACTTTAACCGGGAATGATCCGGGAGCCATCGAAACCAACGAGGGCAAAACCTTTTCTCAGGAACAGGTGAATGAGATTATTAAAGAACGATTAGGCAAGGAAAAAGAGAAAACCCAAAGGCAGTATGAAGCCATGGAGCAGGAATTTAAGCAGAAAGAGCTTAACCTCAAGGCTAAAGAAATCCTGTCAGAAAAAGGGCTATCTCATGACCTATTAAGTGTTATAAAGTTTGAAGATGAAAAAGGCCTTACAGATGCCTTAGCAGTAATTGAAAAGGCTTCAGGGCATATTAACCCACCCATGTTCACAATGAGTACAGCAGGCAGTCATGACGGTGAATTCAGCGGTGTGCCTGATAAAGTCAGAGAGGCCATGGGACTAAAATAA